The sequence GAGACCTGCTCTATATAATCACTTTCACCATGTGTCCAATCGTACATAGGGTAAATACACCAATCGGTATTTGTTCTGTGGTGTGGTTTGTGCAAAACACGGTACATGATAGGATCGCGCATCAACATATTAGAAGAGGTCATGTCAATCTTAGCTCGCAGCACATGTTTTCCTTCTTCAAAATCGCCATTCTTCATTCCTTCAAAAAGCGATAAGTTCTCTTCTACCGAACGATTCCTGTACGGGCTTTCCTTTCCAGCTTCTGTAGGGGTCCCCTTTTGCTCAGCCATTTCCTCTGAACTTTGGCTATCTACATAAGCCTTGCCTTGCTTTATCAACTCAACCGCCCAGTCATAAAGCTGTTGAAAGTAGTCTGAGGCATAACGTTCAGTATCCCACTCATACCCCAACCAAGAAACATCTTTCTTGATGGCTTCAACATACTCCTTTTCCTCTTTTGCAGGATTGGTATCATCAAAACGTAAGTTTACCGGAGCATTATACCTAAGCCCCAATCCAAAATTTAGACAAATAGAGCTGGCATGGCCTATATGGAGGTATCCATTTGGTTCTGGCGGAAAGCGAAAACGTAGGTCTTGCTTGCTATAGGCGTTTGCCAAATCCTCCTCAACAATGTGTTCTATAAAATTCAACGATTTAACTTCTTCCTCCATTTCAAAAATTTGAAGCGCAAATGTAGTAAAATCCAGCGTTCATAGCCATTAATCGTGCCGTGGTGTATACAAAGAAAGCCATTTTCACAACACTTTTACCATACCCCACAACAATATCTTTCCATTCGACCAAATTAAAAGCATATTTGTTATTAGAATATTATATGAAATAGTGGGCGTTTATAGCGCCTAGCAGAACTAAACAAAATTAAGGGGCACAATTTATAGGGCATTATTGCCCATAACCTCTTAAAACTAACGCTGATGAAGAAAACTAGTTCGTATAATAGCATTTTTGTGATTGCATTCGCAATTATGCTGCTTGGCACCCACTTCTTAGGGGCCCAAGTACTAGATAAACCAACAACGATTTGGACAGCTGCATGTGCTTCGGATAGTTTTAACGAATACGATGTAAGCTTTAGATGGAGTCCTCCTTTGGTTGACTCGAGCAATGAATTTATCCTTGAACTATCAGACCGAAACGGAAACTTTGGAAGCCCGATAGAACTTTCTAGGGTCGGGGACAAAAACATGGATTTCAACTTTGATTTTACTTTTGCGGTCCCTACAGATGTAAGTGGTGAAAGCTATAAACTGCGTGTTCGTAGTACAAGTCCTGCAAAAACAAGTCCCGCAACAGATGCATATCCAATGCACTATGTTGAATTCAATTCTCCTTTGCTTATTAGCGAAGACGGAAGTGGGTCCATTCCTTCTGGAGGTTTAATCCAATCTTGCGGGGAGGGTCTATTACCCTTTCACCACACAATATTCCAAATGCCAGTAACTACAGATACAATTGGTATAGAAGTAGTACACTACTACCAGAAAAGACCGAAAACCTTACAGTTTCCACTCCAGGTATGTATTATGTGGAGTTAGATTACGGATCTGTGTGTTCTGGTTCTGCAAACACCCTTTCCAATACAATTACACTTTCTACCGGTAGCAGTGTTGGAATCGCTATAAATGGCTCAGATGATATTGGACTTTGTCCCGGAGACACGCATGCCCTTCAAGCAAATATAACAGGCATGGGCCTTACCTACACATGGTACAAAGATGGAGCTGTAGTTTCTGGTCCTACTTTAGAAGCGGACACATATAATATAAATACATCACTATCTGGTTATGATGGAAGTTATGAGGTTGAAGTTGTAGGAGCGGCGGCTTGTTTAGAACGTTCGTCAGCTGTAACAATAAGAAATCTTGGTGATTTTAATGTGACAAGACAAAATGATGGTGATATTGTTTTATTGCCTGCACAGACCAAAACACTTTCTGTAACTACGACCGCAACAACACCGTCATATCAATGGTTTAAAGATGGAGCACCTGTTTCCGGTGCCACCAATAGCTCCTTAGATATTACCGAAATAGGAGTATACTTTGCAAGAGTCACTGAAAACGGAGGTGGGTGTTCTGCTTCCCCACTTGATTCTGAAACCACAACCGTAGTTTCTCCAAGTTCTTTTGAGTTTGTAATTGACTACGTTGGTTCATATATCTCATGTCAAAGTGCCGATGCAACAATTAGCCTTTCCACCATAAATGCTGTTAGTGATTCTGGTTCAAAAACAGATGTTACATCAGATATACAATCATCCTTTACCTATCAATGGGCACATGATGGAAGTGATGTTGCCGGTGAAACTTCAAAAACCATCACAGTTCTAGATTTTGAGGAAAATGGTGCTTATACATTAAACGGTGTCTTGGGTGGCTTTAATGCTACTTCCAATGCTTTGGATGTGACTTTACCCACCAACCAAGTTTTAGAAATTACTACAAACGGTACCGTTCTATGCGATGGTTCTGACCCAATTGTCTTTAATAGCTCTGAAAGCTTAACTGACGATACTTTTGAATGGTTGAGAGATGGAACTATTATAGATACCACCTCTGAAGAAATTACAGCAACGGAAGTAGGTGTTTATCAATTGATTATAAGGACTCATGATTGTCCGGTGATTTCCAATGAAGTGACCATAAGGGCATTTGATGAATCATTACTTGCGCTTGACAAAGAACAAGACTTAATCGTCATTGAAGGTGAAACAGAAACCTTAACTGCTAGCGGCGCTGAATCTTACCAATGGTTTGATACTAATAATACACTTTTAGGCACAAATGATTTCTTCAATTTTGAGCAAGAGGGTGAGTACTTATTGGTAGCAAGTTTTGGTAACTGCACCACCAGTAGAGTTATAAATGTAACCTATAGAGATACTTTTTCCATACCTAATGTAATTACGGCCAACGGAGATGGTATAAATGATATGTGGGTATTGCCAAACACGTACTCAAGAAACGATGATGTTGTTGTTACCATATTTGACGAAAGAGGTAGACAAGTTTTTAGTCAATCCAATTATGAAAACAATTGGCCACAATCCACTACTTCGTTTAATAAGTCTAATATGATTTTTTACTATAAAGTAACAAAAGAAGGACAAAGTCTAAAACAAGGAACTATAACTGTTATCAGATAAAAACAGAATGCACTCGAACAAACCCCAGCTATTACTAATCTTCATCCTAATGCTTGCTTTTTCTGGATTACGCGCCCAGGAAGACAACCCGTTTGTAGCATATGATGTTCCTTCTCAAAACTTATTGAAATTCAATAGGTTCTTAATAAACCCTACATTTTCAACGGTACGGGAAGATAAATCATATGTCAATTTATTTCACAGAAACCAATCGGTATCTTTTGATGATAACAATCAGGTTTACTTTTTAAGTTATAGCGGTAGAATAGGAGATCGCAGCGGGGTTGGGTTAAGTCTTTTTACGAACCGAGAAGGACTGTTCAACAATTTTGGAGTGCATGCAAACTATGCTTATGGAATTAAGTTAAGCCAAAAAAGTAATTTCACTTTTGGAGCCAACTTCTCATACTATCAAAGTGCCTTTAATCAAGATCGAGCCAATGCATTAGACAATGATCCTTTTTTAAACAGTCTGGAAAGTAGTTCGTTAATTACGTTTCAACCTGGTTTCAATATCTCCTATGGCAATTTTGACTTTGGTGGTTTTGCTGAAAACCTTTTCGATTACAACCTTAAAAGCAGCGAGTCCGTAACGGAGTTCAATGAAAAAACTTATTCTGGACACCTACA is a genomic window of Flagellimonas sp. CMM7 containing:
- a CDS encoding gliding motility-associated C-terminal domain-containing protein, with product MELDYGSVCSGSANTLSNTITLSTGSSVGIAINGSDDIGLCPGDTHALQANITGMGLTYTWYKDGAVVSGPTLEADTYNINTSLSGYDGSYEVEVVGAAACLERSSAVTIRNLGDFNVTRQNDGDIVLLPAQTKTLSVTTTATTPSYQWFKDGAPVSGATNSSLDITEIGVYFARVTENGGGCSASPLDSETTTVVSPSSFEFVIDYVGSYISCQSADATISLSTINAVSDSGSKTDVTSDIQSSFTYQWAHDGSDVAGETSKTITVLDFEENGAYTLNGVLGGFNATSNALDVTLPTNQVLEITTNGTVLCDGSDPIVFNSSESLTDDTFEWLRDGTIIDTTSEEITATEVGVYQLIIRTHDCPVISNEVTIRAFDESLLALDKEQDLIVIEGETETLTASGAESYQWFDTNNTLLGTNDFFNFEQEGEYLLVASFGNCTTSRVINVTYRDTFSIPNVITANGDGINDMWVLPNTYSRNDDVVVTIFDERGRQVFSQSNYENNWPQSTTSFNKSNMIFYYKVTKEGQSLKQGTITVIR